One bacterium genomic window, GCTCTCATGCAGCGTAACCCAAGATCTTGGCCGCCGTTTTCTAGTCACGACAGGTTGGGAAGCGCGGAGACTCGTGCCAGACATCTCCAGGGCCGGGAATGTTTGTTCCTAACAGGCTGCTGAAATAGTGACTTGGGTCATTGGTATTTGCTCGTCTCGGCCGGCCCGTTCGGGTGGCGTGGCGCCCGGGGCGGCGGCTCCGGGCGCGCCGCGTCGCGCGCTACACGGGCTCGGGCAGCAGCCGGCGCAGGCGGACGATGTTGTACGCCGCGGCCGTAAAGGTGAAGAGCCAGGTGACGAGCGGACCGCCGCGATGGCGAAGTGTGCGCAATCCGCCGACGGTCTTCATCCACCCAAAGCTCTGCTCCACGAGCTTGCGTTTCCGTTGACTGACCTCGTCCCCGGCGTGGCGTGTCGTGCGTCCGTCGATCGCACTGCGTCGCCCGGTGGTGTGCTGGGCGATGTGCGGCGTGACGTGCATGGCGCGGAGCGCGGCGACGAAGTCGCGCGTGTCGTAGCCCTTGTCCCCGGCCACGGTGATCCGCTGCTCGCCGACCAGATCGCCAATCATCGCGACGGCGGCGTCCCGTTCGCCGTACCCATCGGCGGGCGTGACCGTGGCCCGCACGATCAGGCCGGAGCGGTGCTCCATGAGGACGTGGCCCAGATAGCTCAAGCGGGCTTCGCGCCCGCGCGCCTTTTTGTACAGCCGGGCGTCGGGATCGGTCGTCGACTGGTGGGTCAGATTCGTCCGGCGCTGCCCGTGGAAATCGACGGGCGGGTTGGCGCCCCCGGCCGGCGGCTCCTCGTCGCGCGGGCGGAAGCTCTTGTGGCTCGCCCACGCCTCGAGCAGCGTGCCGTCCACCGTGAAATGGTCATCGGACAACAACCGCTCGGCGTCGGCGTGGATCAGTACCGCCTCGAAAAACGCCGCCGCCACGTCGCCGTTCAGCAGGCGGTCGCGGTTCTTCGTGAACGTCGTCGCCACCCACACCGGGTCGTCCATGCCGAGTCCGACAAACCACCGAAACAGCAGGTTGAAATCG contains:
- a CDS encoding IS5 family transposase is translated as MRGADETSGSMFSYVSLEARVPADHPLRGIRRITDRALERLSPRFDTLYVKFGRPSIPPEQLLRALLLQALYTIRSERQLIEQLDFNLLFRWFVGLGMDDPVWVATTFTKNRDRLLNGDVAAAFFEAVLIHADAERLLSDDHFTVDGTLLEAWASHKSFRPRDEEPPAGGANPPVDFHGQRRTNLTHQSTTDPDARLYKKARGREARLSYLGHVLMEHRSGLIVRATVTPADGYGERDAAVAMIGDLVGEQRITVAGDKGYDTRDFVAALRAMHVTPHIAQHTTGRRSAIDGRTTRHAGDEVSQRKRKLVEQSFGWMKTVGGLRTLRHRGGPLVTWLFTFTAAAYNIVRLRRLLPEPV